The region CCGCCCCGGCCCAGTTGCCCAGGCGCGCGCGCAGCCGCAGCAGGGCCTGGCCATGGATCTGGCAGATGCGGCTTTCACTGACGTCGAGCACCTCGCCGATTTCGCGCAGATTGAGCTCGTCGTCGT is a window of Phosphitispora fastidiosa DNA encoding:
- a CDS encoding sigma-70 family RNA polymerase sigma factor, which gives rise to MECAAEGGDPQSDIERGEFLGELARAIESLPPREKQVLSLYYDDELNLREIGEVLDVSESRICQIHGQALLRLRARLGNWAGA